A genomic segment from Flavobacterium sp. 9R encodes:
- the infB gene encoding translation initiation factor IF-2, with product MSEERIIRINKVLRELNISLERAVDYLKDKGIAIESNPNTKISEDVYNVLCGQFAGDKGNKEASKEVGEEKRKEKEALRIEREKEIENKRKADEERLRQQEIIKARAVVTGPVQVGKIDLNPKKVAPVSNPTIAVEKPEVPAVKATEPVVETKPISPEKPSTDQPVAKPIAGIKEKEVVKEVTPVVEKTSSAPVAPVSDEPVEETITTQYQKLSGTTLTGQIIDLSQFNKPKKKKEDPKITPNKPGTPGAAGANNANKNKRKRIAPKPGAPKPPTTPGAPNPNKITPNTGGGFNANRSARPGFVKGNRPAIVAKVEPTEEEVKNQIRETLEKLQGKGGKSKAAKYRREKRETHRQKTDDEQRALDEGSKTIKVTEFVTVGEIAIMMDVPITKVIGTCMSLGIMVTMNQRLDAETLTIVCDEFGYEVEFITVDIEEAIQVVEDKEEDLVTRAPIVTVMGHVDHGKTSLLDYIRKENVIAGESGGITQHIGAYGVTLDNGQKIAFLDTPGHEAFTAMRARGAQVTDIAIIVIAADDDIMPQTKEAISHAQAAGVPIIFAINKIDKPNANPDKVKERLAGMNLLVEDWGGKIQSHDISAKVGTGVKELLEKVLLEAEILDLKSNPNKSAQGTVVEAFLDKGKGYVSTILVQHGTLRVGDYMLAGKHHGKIKAMHDERGHVVKEAGPSTPVSVLGLDGAATAGDKFNVFEDEKEAKQIAAKRSQLMREQSVRTQRHITLDEIGRRIALGQFKELNIILKGDVDGSVEALSDSFSKLSTDEIQINIIHKGVGAITETDVMLASASDAIIIGFNVRPAGNARQLADKEEIDIRYYSIIYAAIDDLKDAMEGMLAPEMKEEVLGTAEIREIFKISKVGSIAGSMVMDGKITKNAKIRIVRDGVVIFEGELLALKRFKDDVKEVAKGYDCGIQVKGFNDIEERDIIEAYHEVAIKKKLK from the coding sequence ATGTCTGAAGAGAGAATAATAAGAATAAACAAAGTTTTAAGGGAATTGAATATTTCTTTAGAAAGAGCTGTGGATTATCTTAAGGATAAAGGGATTGCTATTGAGTCAAATCCAAACACAAAAATTTCTGAAGATGTATACAATGTCTTGTGCGGTCAGTTTGCTGGTGACAAAGGGAATAAAGAGGCGTCGAAAGAAGTAGGTGAGGAAAAAAGAAAGGAAAAAGAAGCGTTGCGCATTGAGCGTGAAAAGGAAATCGAAAACAAACGCAAAGCAGACGAAGAACGTTTAAGACAACAAGAAATTATCAAAGCAAGAGCTGTGGTTACAGGTCCTGTTCAAGTAGGTAAAATTGATCTTAATCCGAAAAAAGTTGCTCCTGTTTCTAATCCAACTATTGCTGTAGAAAAGCCAGAAGTTCCAGCTGTAAAAGCAACTGAACCTGTAGTTGAAACTAAACCAATTTCTCCAGAAAAACCTTCAACAGACCAACCAGTTGCGAAGCCAATTGCTGGTATTAAAGAAAAAGAAGTAGTTAAAGAAGTGACACCAGTTGTAGAGAAAACTTCTTCAGCTCCTGTTGCTCCTGTTTCAGACGAACCAGTTGAGGAAACTATTACAACTCAATACCAAAAGTTGTCAGGAACTACACTTACAGGTCAAATTATTGATTTATCTCAATTCAATAAGCCTAAAAAGAAAAAAGAAGATCCAAAGATTACTCCAAACAAACCTGGTACTCCTGGGGCTGCTGGAGCAAACAATGCAAATAAGAATAAGCGTAAAAGAATAGCGCCTAAGCCAGGTGCTCCTAAACCGCCAACTACACCAGGTGCTCCAAATCCAAATAAAATCACTCCTAATACAGGCGGTGGGTTTAATGCGAATAGAAGTGCAAGACCTGGATTTGTAAAAGGAAATCGTCCTGCTATTGTAGCTAAAGTTGAGCCTACAGAGGAAGAAGTGAAAAATCAAATTCGCGAGACTCTTGAAAAGCTTCAAGGGAAAGGTGGAAAATCTAAAGCGGCTAAATACCGTAGAGAGAAAAGAGAAACGCATCGTCAAAAAACTGATGATGAACAAAGAGCATTAGATGAGGGAAGCAAAACAATCAAGGTAACTGAGTTTGTTACTGTTGGTGAAATTGCGATTATGATGGATGTGCCAATTACTAAAGTTATAGGTACTTGTATGTCTCTTGGAATCATGGTAACCATGAATCAACGTTTGGATGCTGAGACTTTGACTATTGTTTGTGATGAATTTGGATATGAAGTAGAATTTATCACTGTTGATATTGAAGAAGCGATTCAAGTAGTTGAAGATAAAGAAGAAGATTTAGTAACACGTGCTCCTATTGTTACCGTAATGGGTCACGTCGATCACGGAAAAACATCTTTACTTGATTATATTCGTAAAGAAAATGTAATTGCAGGAGAATCTGGAGGTATCACACAGCACATTGGAGCTTATGGGGTAACTTTAGATAACGGACAAAAAATTGCTTTCTTAGATACACCGGGTCACGAAGCTTTTACCGCGATGCGTGCACGTGGAGCTCAAGTTACGGATATCGCAATTATTGTTATTGCAGCAGATGATGACATCATGCCACAAACGAAAGAGGCGATTTCTCACGCTCAAGCTGCAGGTGTTCCGATTATATTTGCTATCAATAAAATTGATAAACCAAATGCTAATCCAGATAAGGTAAAAGAAAGATTGGCTGGTATGAACCTTTTGGTGGAAGACTGGGGTGGAAAAATTCAATCTCATGACATTTCTGCTAAAGTAGGTACTGGTGTGAAAGAATTACTGGAAAAAGTATTATTAGAAGCTGAAATTTTAGATTTAAAATCTAATCCAAATAAATCTGCTCAAGGAACGGTTGTTGAAGCCTTTTTGGATAAAGGAAAGGGTTATGTTTCGACTATCCTAGTACAACATGGTACATTAAGAGTAGGGGATTATATGTTGGCAGGTAAGCATCACGGGAAAATTAAAGCGATGCATGATGAACGTGGACATGTTGTTAAAGAAGCAGGTCCTTCTACTCCGGTTTCTGTTTTAGGATTAGATGGTGCTGCAACAGCAGGTGATAAGTTTAATGTTTTTGAAGACGAAAAAGAGGCAAAACAAATTGCTGCTAAACGTTCTCAATTGATGCGTGAACAATCTGTAAGAACGCAACGTCATATTACTCTTGATGAGATTGGACGAAGAATTGCTTTGGGTCAATTTAAAGAACTTAATATTATTCTTAAAGGGGATGTGGATGGTTCAGTTGAGGCGTTGTCAGATTCGTTCTCTAAATTGTCTACAGATGAAATTCAAATTAATATTATACATAAAGGGGTTGGAGCTATTACTGAAACAGATGTAATGTTGGCTTCTGCATCCGATGCAATTATTATTGGATTTAACGTTCGTCCTGCTGGAAATGCAAGACAGCTTGCAGATAAGGAAGAAATCGACATTCGTTACTACTCTATCATTTATGCCGCAATTGATGACTTAAAAGATGCAATGGAAGGTATGTTGGCTCCTGAGATGAAAGAAGAAGTTTTAGGAACTGCTGAAATTAGAGAAATATTCAAAATATCTAAAGTTGGTTCTATTGCTGGTAGTATGGTAATGGATGGTAAAATCACCAAGAATGCCAAAATTAGAATTGTACGTGATGGTGTAGTTATCTTTGAAGGTGAGCTTTTAGCGTTAAAACGTTTTAAAGATGATGTTAAAGAAGTTGCCAAAGGTTATGATTGTGGTATCCAGGTAAAAGGATTCAACGATATCGAAGAAAGAGATATTATTGAAGCTTATCACGAAGTTGCAATTAAAAAGAAACTTAAATAG
- a CDS encoding SPOR domain-containing protein produces the protein MKYTSIKTSILLTFLITTSLAKLQAQNKNTFSNQDPKVEQLLNEKRKSNTSLSINNRYKIQIFSGVSELAKKSLNEFKLENKNTEATIIFQTPNYKVWVGNYRTRMEAERNLIEFQKKYKNILLIKPSK, from the coding sequence ATGAAATACACATCAATCAAGACATCGATATTATTAACATTTTTAATCACTACATCGTTAGCGAAATTACAAGCTCAAAATAAAAACACATTCAGCAATCAAGATCCAAAAGTAGAGCAGTTATTAAATGAGAAAAGAAAATCAAACACCTCTTTATCAATAAATAACAGGTATAAAATTCAGATTTTTAGTGGTGTTAGCGAACTTGCAAAAAAATCTCTAAATGAATTCAAACTAGAAAACAAAAACACTGAAGCAACCATAATATTTCAAACTCCAAATTACAAAGTATGGGTTGGAAATTACAGAACCAGAATGGAAGCAGAAAGAAATCTAATTGAGTTTCAAAAAAAATACAAAAACATTTTATTGATCAAACCTTCAAAATAA
- a CDS encoding c-type cytochrome: MKKMGNHSSITRKLCLSLALMLTVSLSLFAQDPAPADATAAPAATSGGDAVKGKELFNANCAACHKLDAKATGPALRGVASKYEMAWIYKWVKNSSDLIKSGDAAAVKVFEENNKAVMTAFPQLSEGDIDNIIAYTSEPKAEAPAAAAGAPAVDAAKTSDSGISNNVILGALALVMAMLVVLLFLVNNVLRKVAKANGIEVEPKTPSLPIWKAFAKNQFLVLVTAILLLLSSAYFVYGYLMQVGVDQDYAPIQPIHYSHKIHAGDNEINCKYCHSAARVSKNAGIPSLNVCMNCHKNISEVAETTATPEYSKAFYDEQIQKLYAAVGWDKSTQSYTGKTQPVKWVRIHNLPDFVYFNHSQHVTVAGIECQTCHGPVETYEIQKQFAPLTMGWCIDCHRKTDVKTEGNEYYTKIHEQLSKKYGVEKLTAAQMGGLECGKCHY, from the coding sequence ATGAAAAAGATGGGTAACCATAGTTCGATTACAAGGAAATTATGTTTGAGTTTAGCATTGATGCTGACTGTATCCTTGAGTTTGTTTGCACAAGATCCTGCTCCTGCAGATGCTACTGCTGCTCCTGCTGCAACTTCTGGAGGTGATGCTGTTAAAGGAAAAGAGCTTTTTAATGCCAATTGTGCTGCTTGTCATAAATTAGATGCTAAAGCAACTGGGCCAGCGCTAAGAGGTGTTGCTTCCAAGTATGAAATGGCATGGATTTACAAGTGGGTAAAGAATAGTTCTGATTTAATTAAATCTGGTGATGCTGCTGCTGTAAAAGTATTTGAAGAAAATAATAAAGCGGTAATGACTGCATTTCCTCAATTGTCAGAAGGAGATATTGATAATATTATAGCTTACACATCTGAACCTAAAGCAGAAGCTCCTGCTGCGGCTGCAGGTGCTCCAGCTGTAGACGCGGCTAAAACTAGTGATAGCGGAATAAGTAACAATGTTATTCTTGGTGCTTTGGCATTAGTAATGGCAATGTTGGTTGTTTTGTTGTTTTTGGTAAACAACGTTTTGAGAAAAGTTGCAAAAGCCAATGGTATTGAAGTTGAACCAAAAACTCCTTCGTTGCCAATTTGGAAAGCGTTTGCAAAAAATCAATTTTTAGTTTTAGTTACTGCAATTCTTTTATTGTTGAGTAGTGCTTATTTTGTATATGGTTATTTAATGCAAGTTGGAGTTGATCAAGATTATGCTCCTATTCAGCCTATTCATTACTCTCACAAAATACATGCTGGTGATAATGAGATTAACTGTAAGTACTGTCACTCTGCTGCAAGAGTAAGTAAAAATGCTGGTATTCCTTCTTTGAATGTTTGTATGAACTGTCATAAAAACATTTCTGAAGTGGCTGAAACTACTGCTACTCCAGAATACAGCAAAGCTTTCTATGATGAACAAATTCAAAAATTGTATGCCGCTGTAGGTTGGGATAAATCAACTCAATCGTATACTGGTAAAACGCAACCAGTTAAGTGGGTTCGTATTCATAATTTACCAGACTTTGTATACTTTAATCACTCTCAACACGTAACTGTTGCTGGTATTGAATGTCAAACTTGTCACGGACCTGTTGAAACTTATGAAATTCAAAAGCAATTCGCTCCTTTAACTATGGGATGGTGTATTGATTGTCATAGAAAAACTGATGTTAAGACAGAGGGTAATGAATATTATACCAAAATTCACGAACAACTTTCAAAAAAGTATGGTGTTGAGAAATTGACAGCTGCTCAAATGGGAGGTTTAGAGTGTGGTAAATGCCACTATTAA
- a CDS encoding TAT-variant-translocated molybdopterin oxidoreductase produces the protein MSSNKKYWKSVEELDGNSSIVEALKNNEFVEEIPTDEFLGNSDKLSSSTSRRDFLKYVGFSTAAATLAACEGPVNKSIPYVLQPEEIIPGVADYYATTVFDGFDFANLLVKTREGRPIKIDNNTIAGAKFSANARIHASILSLYDNMRLKEPKVAGNAASWSTVDSKLKSSIAEAKAKAGQVVFLTNTLASPSTEKLIAEFIAKNPNAKHVVYDAVSSSEALDAFQTVYGKRALVDYDFSKASLIVSVGADFLGDWQGGGFDAGYAQGRIPKAGKMSRHFQFEANMTLSGAAADKRVPMTVANQKQALVQIYNIVTGSNVSVKLDDKFKAEVTKAAQQLKSAGSKGVLVSGIQDVNAQLLVLAINQSLSSEAFVTSGARLIRKGSNAAVAQLIKDMNAGAVHTLIMSGVNPVYTLADSKSFSNGLKKVTTSVALTIKEDETALLATIAAPVPHYLESWGDLSLTEGTYSITQPTIRPLFNTKQFQDVLLSLNGIAGTYYDYLKSVSSGIIAGSSWNKVLHDGVYVGAISAVSAGTANYLGAANALASSTTTKGLELVLYTKTGMGDGQQANNPWLQEFPDPITRVSWDNYITVSNADAKKLGLTNEIVANGGLNGSYVKLTSNGVTLENVPVIVQPGQAVGTVGFALGYGRKAALKEEMQVGINAYSLYKDFNDLQNVTLELSSGEHEFACVQGQKTLMGRGDIIKETTLEIFNTKDAEIWNEKPMVSLDHKEVEATSVGLWDSFDRSIGHHFNLSIDLNACTGCGACVIACHAENNVPVVGKDEVRRSRDMHWLRIDRYYSSESTFEGDVERKENIAGLSSSLSTFNEMEKAGDNPQVSFQPVMCQHCNHAPCETVCPVAATSHGRQGQNQMAYNRCVGTRYCANNCPYKVRRFNWFLYNKNSEFDYHMNDDLGRMVLNPDVNVRSRGVMEKCSMCIQMTQATILKAKREGREIKDGEFQTACSNACSSGAMIFGDVNDKEAVVTKLAADERSYHLLEHVGTKPNVVYQVKVRNI, from the coding sequence ATGTCATCAAACAAAAAATACTGGAAAAGTGTTGAAGAGCTAGACGGAAATAGTTCTATTGTTGAGGCGCTTAAGAATAACGAGTTTGTTGAAGAGATTCCTACCGATGAATTTTTGGGTAATAGTGATAAATTGTCTTCTTCTACTTCACGTCGTGATTTTTTAAAGTACGTTGGTTTTAGTACGGCAGCTGCCACATTAGCTGCTTGTGAAGGACCAGTTAACAAATCAATACCATACGTGTTGCAACCTGAAGAAATCATTCCAGGTGTAGCTGATTATTATGCTACAACTGTTTTTGATGGTTTTGATTTTGCTAATTTATTAGTAAAAACTCGTGAAGGGCGACCTATTAAAATTGATAATAATACCATTGCAGGAGCTAAATTTTCTGCCAATGCTAGAATACACGCATCTATATTGTCTTTGTATGACAATATGCGTTTAAAAGAACCAAAAGTTGCAGGTAATGCTGCTTCTTGGTCAACAGTTGATTCAAAATTAAAATCAAGTATTGCTGAAGCTAAAGCTAAAGCAGGTCAAGTTGTGTTTTTAACGAATACTTTGGCGAGTCCTTCTACTGAAAAATTAATTGCTGAATTTATAGCTAAAAATCCAAATGCTAAACATGTAGTTTATGATGCTGTATCTTCTTCTGAAGCTTTAGATGCATTTCAAACTGTTTATGGGAAAAGAGCTTTAGTTGACTATGATTTCTCAAAAGCTTCTTTGATTGTTTCTGTAGGAGCTGATTTCTTAGGAGATTGGCAAGGTGGTGGATTTGATGCTGGTTATGCGCAAGGAAGAATCCCTAAAGCAGGAAAAATGTCTCGTCATTTTCAATTTGAAGCTAATATGACATTATCTGGTGCTGCTGCTGATAAGCGTGTACCGATGACTGTTGCTAATCAAAAGCAAGCTTTAGTTCAAATATATAACATCGTTACTGGAAGCAATGTTTCAGTAAAATTAGATGATAAATTCAAAGCTGAAGTTACAAAAGCAGCGCAACAATTAAAATCTGCTGGATCTAAAGGTGTTTTAGTTTCTGGAATTCAAGATGTTAATGCGCAATTGTTAGTTTTGGCAATTAATCAATCTTTGTCTAGTGAAGCGTTTGTTACTTCTGGTGCACGTTTAATTAGAAAAGGTTCTAACGCTGCTGTTGCGCAATTAATAAAAGATATGAATGCTGGTGCTGTTCATACTTTAATTATGAGTGGAGTTAATCCAGTGTATACTCTAGCGGATAGCAAATCATTTAGTAATGGTTTGAAGAAAGTAACTACTTCAGTTGCTTTAACAATAAAAGAGGATGAGACTGCTTTATTAGCTACTATTGCTGCTCCAGTACCTCATTATTTAGAATCTTGGGGTGATTTAAGTTTAACTGAAGGTACATACAGTATCACTCAGCCGACTATTCGTCCTTTATTCAATACTAAACAATTTCAAGATGTACTATTGTCTTTAAATGGTATAGCAGGTACATATTATGATTATTTAAAATCTGTTTCATCTGGAATCATTGCTGGCTCTTCTTGGAATAAAGTATTACATGATGGTGTTTATGTAGGGGCTATTTCAGCTGTTTCAGCTGGTACCGCAAATTATCTTGGCGCAGCTAATGCTTTAGCTAGTTCAACTACTACAAAAGGTCTTGAGTTGGTATTGTATACTAAAACAGGAATGGGTGATGGTCAACAAGCAAATAATCCTTGGTTACAAGAGTTCCCAGACCCAATAACAAGAGTTTCTTGGGATAACTATATTACAGTATCTAATGCAGATGCAAAAAAGTTAGGGCTTACTAATGAAATAGTTGCTAATGGTGGATTGAATGGTTCATACGTAAAATTAACTTCTAATGGGGTTACTTTAGAAAATGTTCCGGTGATAGTTCAACCAGGTCAAGCTGTAGGTACTGTTGGTTTTGCTTTAGGATATGGACGTAAAGCTGCTCTTAAAGAAGAAATGCAAGTAGGTATTAACGCTTACTCATTGTATAAAGATTTTAATGATTTACAAAACGTAACCCTAGAATTGTCTTCTGGAGAACATGAGTTTGCTTGTGTACAAGGTCAAAAAACATTAATGGGTCGTGGAGATATTATTAAAGAAACAACTTTAGAAATTTTCAATACTAAAGATGCAGAAATTTGGAACGAGAAACCGATGGTATCTTTAGATCATAAAGAAGTAGAAGCTACTTCTGTTGGATTATGGGATTCTTTTGATCGTTCAATTGGTCATCATTTTAATCTTTCTATTGATTTGAATGCTTGTACTGGTTGTGGGGCATGTGTTATAGCTTGTCATGCTGAAAATAACGTTCCAGTTGTTGGAAAAGATGAAGTAAGAAGAAGTAGAGATATGCACTGGTTGCGTATTGATAGATATTACTCTTCAGAAAGTACTTTTGAAGGTGATGTAGAAAGAAAAGAAAACATTGCTGGACTTTCAAGCTCTTTATCTACTTTTAACGAAATGGAGAAAGCTGGAGATAATCCACAAGTTTCTTTCCAACCAGTAATGTGTCAACACTGTAATCACGCACCTTGTGAAACAGTTTGTCCTGTGGCAGCGACTTCTCACGGACGTCAAGGTCAAAATCAAATGGCATATAACCGTTGTGTAGGAACTCGTTACTGTGCTAATAACTGTCCTTATAAAGTACGTCGTTTTAACTGGTTCTTGTATAACAAAAACAGTGAGTTCGATTACCATATGAATGATGATTTGGGTAGAATGGTATTGAATCCAGATGTTAACGTACGTTCTCGTGGAGTTATGGAGAAATGTTCTATGTGTATTCAAATGACACAAGCAACAATTCTTAAAGCAAAAAGAGAAGGTAGAGAAATCAAAGATGGTGAATTCCAAACAGCTTGTTCAAATGCTTGTTCTTCTGGAGCTATGATATTTGGAGATGTTAATGATAAAGAAGCCGTAGTTACTAAATTAGCTGCAGACGAAAGATCATATCATTTGTTAGAGCACGTAGGAACAAAACCAAACGTGGTTTACCAAGTTAAAGTTAGAAATATCTAG
- the nrfD gene encoding NrfD/PsrC family molybdoenzyme membrane anchor subunit, translating to MSSHYEATIRKPLVIGDKSYHDVTVDVAAPVEGKANKHWWIVFTIALTAFLWGLGCIIYTVSTGIGTWGLNKTVGWAWDITNFVWWVGIGHAGTLISAVLLLFRQRWRMAINRSAEAMTIFSVIQAGLFPIIHMGRPWLAYWVLPVPNQFGSLWVNFNSPLLWDVFAISTYLSVSLVFWWTGLLPDFAMLRDRAITPFNKRVYSILSFGWSGRAKDWQRFEEVSLVLAGLATPLVLSVHTIVSMDFATSVIPGWHTTIFPPYFVAGAVFSGFAMVNTLLIIMRKVSNLESYITIQHIELMNIVIMITGSIVGVAYITELFIAWYSGVEYEQYAFLNRATGPYWWAYWAMMTCNVFSPQFMWFKKLRTSIMFSFIISIVVNIGMWFERFVIIVTSLHRDYLPSSWTMFSPTFVDIGIFIGTIGFFFVLFLLYSRTFPVIAQAEVKTILKGSGDNYKREREANKDVHHE from the coding sequence ATGTCGTCTCATTACGAAGCAACCATTAGAAAACCCTTAGTTATAGGTGATAAGTCTTATCACGATGTAACTGTAGATGTAGCTGCACCTGTTGAAGGTAAAGCCAATAAGCATTGGTGGATTGTGTTTACAATCGCATTAACCGCTTTCCTTTGGGGATTGGGTTGTATTATTTACACAGTATCCACCGGTATCGGAACTTGGGGATTAAACAAAACAGTAGGTTGGGCTTGGGATATCACTAACTTTGTTTGGTGGGTAGGTATCGGTCACGCTGGTACTCTAATCTCAGCGGTACTTTTACTTTTCCGTCAAAGATGGAGAATGGCTATTAACCGTTCAGCGGAAGCAATGACAATTTTTTCTGTTATCCAAGCAGGTTTATTTCCAATTATCCACATGGGTCGTCCTTGGTTAGCATATTGGGTACTCCCAGTTCCAAATCAATTTGGTTCATTATGGGTTAACTTTAACTCACCATTGCTATGGGACGTTTTTGCAATTTCTACGTATCTTTCAGTTTCATTAGTTTTCTGGTGGACTGGTCTTTTACCTGATTTTGCTATGCTACGTGATAGAGCGATTACACCATTTAACAAAAGAGTTTATTCTATTTTAAGTTTCGGTTGGAGCGGTAGAGCAAAAGATTGGCAACGTTTTGAAGAAGTTTCATTAGTTTTAGCTGGTTTGGCTACTCCTCTTGTACTTTCTGTGCATACTATTGTATCGATGGACTTTGCTACTTCTGTTATTCCAGGTTGGCATACAACTATTTTCCCCCCATATTTCGTAGCTGGTGCTGTATTCTCTGGATTTGCAATGGTTAACACTTTGTTGATTATTATGAGAAAAGTTTCTAACTTAGAATCTTACATCACGATACAACATATCGAATTGATGAATATTGTAATTATGATTACAGGTTCTATAGTTGGTGTTGCTTACATAACTGAGTTGTTTATTGCGTGGTACTCTGGAGTAGAATATGAACAATACGCTTTCTTGAATAGAGCGACTGGTCCTTACTGGTGGGCATATTGGGCGATGATGACATGTAACGTATTTTCTCCTCAATTTATGTGGTTTAAAAAATTGCGTACAAGTATAATGTTCTCATTTATCATTTCGATTGTGGTAAATATAGGAATGTGGTTTGAGCGTTTTGTAATCATTGTGACTTCTTTGCACAGAGATTATTTACCATCTTCTTGGACAATGTTTTCACCAACCTTTGTTGATATTGGTATTTTTATTGGAACTATTGGATTCTTCTTTGTATTGTTTTTGTTGTATTCTAGAACTTTCCCTGTTATCGCTCAGGCTGAAGTAAAAACAATATTAAAAGGAAGTGGAGATAACTACAAAAGAGAAAGAGAAGCAAATAAAGATGTACACCATGAGTAA
- a CDS encoding DUF3341 domain-containing protein, with amino-acid sequence MSNKVIYAIYNDDDVLMDAVKKTRAAHYHIEDVFTPFPVHGLDKAMGLAPTRLAICAFIYGLCGISFATWMMNYIMIQDWPQDIGGKPSFSYIENMPSFVPIMFEETVFFAAHLMVITFYMRSRLWPFKEAENPDVRTTDDHFLMEVAVNDNEEELVSFFKSTGAVEVNVIDKN; translated from the coding sequence ATGAGTAATAAAGTAATATACGCTATATACAACGACGATGATGTATTAATGGATGCTGTTAAAAAAACACGTGCAGCACATTATCATATTGAAGATGTTTTTACCCCTTTTCCGGTTCACGGATTAGATAAAGCAATGGGACTTGCACCAACTAGATTAGCTATTTGTGCTTTTATCTATGGTTTGTGTGGTATTTCATTCGCAACTTGGATGATGAACTATATTATGATTCAAGATTGGCCTCAAGATATTGGAGGTAAACCAAGTTTCAGTTATATTGAAAATATGCCTTCTTTTGTGCCAATTATGTTTGAAGAGACTGTTTTCTTTGCTGCTCACTTGATGGTTATTACTTTCTATATGAGAAGTAGATTATGGCCTTTTAAAGAAGCCGAAAATCCTGATGTTAGAACTACAGACGATCATTTTTTAATGGAAGTTGCTGTAAATGATAATGAAGAAGAATTAGTTTCTTTTTTCAAAAGCACAGGAGCAGTTGAAGTAAATGTAATAGATAAGAATTAA
- a CDS encoding cytochrome c produces MRSIYKLTLLAGITLLVSSCHDKLAPNYQYFPNMYESVGYETYSESNAFKDGKEGQLPAKGTIKRGFDVYEYENSTAGYELAKANLKSPLDSLERNSEKGKELFEIYCISCHGATGNGKGKLVEREKFLGVPSYADRPITEGSVFHVITYGLNSMGSHANQLSAHERWLVVDYVLKLKSEL; encoded by the coding sequence ATGAGAAGTATATATAAATTAACACTTTTGGCTGGTATTACTTTGTTAGTTTCATCTTGTCACGATAAATTGGCACCAAACTATCAGTATTTTCCAAACATGTATGAATCGGTTGGTTACGAAACATATTCCGAATCTAATGCATTTAAAGACGGAAAAGAAGGTCAATTGCCTGCAAAAGGTACTATCAAAAGAGGTTTTGATGTGTATGAATATGAAAATTCTACAGCTGGTTATGAATTGGCAAAAGCTAATTTAAAATCACCTTTAGATTCATTAGAAAGAAATTCTGAAAAAGGAAAAGAACTTTTTGAAATTTATTGTATCAGTTGCCATGGTGCTACTGGAAATGGTAAAGGAAAATTAGTTGAAAGAGAAAAGTTTCTTGGTGTACCTAGTTACGCTGACCGTCCAATTACAGAGGGAAGTGTATTTCATGTTATTACTTATGGATTAAATTCTATGGGATCGCATGCAAACCAATTGAGTGCCCATGAGCGTTGGTTAGTTGTAGACTATGTTCTTAAACTAAAAAGCGAATTATAA